A stretch of DNA from Synechococcus sp. JA-3-3Ab:
GGAACCTAAAAGATGCGGCGGGAAGGGGATCCCCGCTCCAGCAGCTCCCTGGCCACTAGGGTCACCACCGCCAGCAAAGAAAGCACCACCGCGGCTGCATAGGCTGATCCTGTGGCATAGCTGCGATAGGCATCTTCCACAAACAGAGGCAGGGTTTGGGTGCGCCCAACGATGTTGCCCGAGACCACCGCCACAGCGCCAAACTCCCCCATGGCGCGGGCATTGGTGAGGATGACTCCATACAAGAGGCCCCAGCGGATGTTGGGCAGGGTAATCCGCCAGAAGACCTGCCAGGAATTGGCCCCCAGAGTTTTGGCGGCTTCTTCTTCCTCGGTGCCGGCCTCTTCCAACACCGGCAATACTTCCCGCACCACAAAGGGCAAGGTGATGAAAGCCGTGGCCAGCACAATGCCTGGAAACGCAAAAATGACCCGCAGGTTCCAGGATCCCAGCCAACCTTGACGGCCAAAGATCAGCACCAGCATCAGGCCGGCTACTACCGGCGAAATGGAAAAGGGCAGGTCAATGAGGCTAAGCAGCAAGGCCCGCCCTGGAAAGCGGCGGCGTGCTAGCGC
This window harbors:
- the cysW gene encoding sulfate ABC transporter permease subunit CysW, with translation MRPKGVAEVQGKPPANPWLAGLLIGIVLLYVGLLIGIPLVNVFYQALREGIPSFFQHLGEREFLSAARLTLLTALVVVPLNTLFGLCAAIALARRRFPGRALLLSLIDLPFSISPVVAGLMLVLIFGRQGWLGSWNLRVIFAFPGIVLATAFITLPFVVREVLPVLEEAGTEEEEAAKTLGANSWQVFWRITLPNIRWGLLYGVILTNARAMGEFGAVAVVSGNIVGRTQTLPLFVEDAYRSYATGSAYAAAVVLSLLAVVTLVARELLERGSPSRRIF